From a single Deltaproteobacteria bacterium genomic region:
- a CDS encoding GNAT family N-acetyltransferase — translation MSDDRDSIFNINRSALKGVSEMDSKYYDLLVAESAIFRVIEVNEETVGYVCALTREAAYYGEEFLWFQKHITGNFLYIDQVAISKPFRYKGLGKRLYSDLEELSRQINITTLVCEVNYEPFNVESQAFHHQLGFIEIDRISTRGIVVSLLVKKLNSNGKSKF, via the coding sequence ATGTCCGATGACAGGGATTCTATCTTTAATATCAATCGAAGCGCCCTTAAAGGCGTGTCTGAGATGGATAGCAAGTATTACGATTTGTTAGTGGCTGAAAGTGCAATTTTTCGCGTGATTGAAGTCAATGAGGAAACAGTGGGATATGTTTGCGCCTTAACTCGTGAGGCAGCATATTACGGAGAAGAGTTTCTTTGGTTCCAAAAGCATATTACGGGAAACTTTCTCTATATTGACCAGGTGGCAATAAGCAAGCCATTTCGTTATAAAGGACTTGGTAAAAGATTGTACAGTGATCTGGAAGAACTTTCGAGGCAAATTAACATAACAACCCTTGTATGTGAAGTAAATTACGAACCATTTAATGTTGAGTCTCAGGCATTCCATCACCAGCTAGGCTTTATCGAAATAGATCGTATATCGACCCGAGGTATAGTAGTTTCTCTACTGGTAAAAAAGTTAAATTCTAACGGGAAGAGCAAATTCTAG
- a CDS encoding NADPH-dependent assimilatory sulfite reductase hemoprotein subunit gives MSKDLKKSKVEIIKEQSNGLRGTITSELERDSDQFSNEGYELLKFHGIYQQDDRDVRQQLKKEGKGKKYIFMIRTKNPGGGEITPEQWEVLNEVTDHYADGTLRITTREDIQFHGVGKQNLKAAIQHLNSELVRTNGACGDVNRNTVASPVSNIMKGSIFDAQAWAKKISDHLSYKTGSYFDVWLDGEKLNLDKSETETIYGNTYLPRKFKIGIASPDDNSLDIHTHDIGIIPKLTDKLEGFNILIGGGLGSHHRQKHTFPRLSDPLAFVPPEKLIDVVTKIVEFQRDNGNRYDRKQARFKYVVEEWGVNRIREDLEKRLGYKLKKPRDIEIKGIQNHLGWHEQNTQGLWYFGIFVENGRIKDTDASQMKTGLLEIVKKYRPGIRLTPIQDIILTDIPEDRIEEVKSEFAKYGIKTEKEYSVLRLNSMACPALPTCGLALAESERFLPYLIDELEQRGYGNEAITIRMSGCPNACSRPPVAEIGIMGTSPGKHNIYLGGNHLGTRLNKLYNELVNEDVLADRIAELIEIYRENKKENERFGDFCHRIGLDKLRELTSNTYAYGRLKQ, from the coding sequence ATGTCCAAAGATTTAAAAAAATCGAAAGTGGAGATAATTAAAGAGCAGAGCAACGGTTTGAGAGGAACAATTACAAGTGAGCTTGAGCGTGACTCAGATCAATTCTCAAACGAAGGGTACGAGTTACTTAAATTCCACGGAATTTATCAACAAGACGACAGAGACGTAAGGCAGCAGCTGAAAAAAGAAGGAAAGGGCAAAAAGTATATTTTCATGATAAGAACTAAAAACCCGGGCGGTGGAGAGATCACCCCGGAGCAATGGGAAGTACTTAATGAAGTTACAGACCATTATGCTGACGGCACGCTCAGAATAACAACAAGAGAAGATATTCAGTTTCATGGTGTCGGTAAACAAAACCTTAAAGCAGCCATACAGCATTTGAACAGTGAACTTGTTCGCACAAACGGAGCCTGCGGCGATGTCAACAGAAACACCGTTGCCAGTCCTGTATCTAACATAATGAAGGGATCAATATTTGATGCTCAGGCTTGGGCGAAAAAAATATCTGACCATCTTTCCTATAAAACAGGCTCGTATTTTGATGTTTGGCTCGACGGTGAAAAATTAAACCTAGATAAATCTGAGACTGAAACTATTTACGGAAACACATATTTGCCCAGAAAGTTCAAAATAGGTATCGCATCACCCGACGATAATTCATTAGATATTCATACACACGACATAGGGATAATCCCGAAACTGACCGACAAGCTTGAAGGTTTCAACATTCTCATTGGAGGTGGTTTGGGAAGTCATCACAGGCAAAAGCATACATTTCCCCGCTTATCAGATCCACTCGCATTTGTTCCCCCGGAAAAACTAATTGATGTCGTAACAAAGATCGTCGAATTTCAAAGAGACAATGGCAATAGATATGACAGGAAACAAGCCAGATTTAAGTATGTTGTAGAGGAATGGGGAGTAAATAGAATCAGAGAAGATTTGGAAAAGAGGTTAGGATACAAACTTAAAAAACCAAGAGATATTGAAATCAAAGGGATACAAAATCACTTGGGATGGCATGAACAGAACACACAAGGGCTCTGGTATTTTGGAATCTTTGTTGAGAATGGAAGAATAAAAGACACGGACGCATCACAAATGAAAACCGGCCTGTTAGAAATTGTAAAAAAGTACAGGCCGGGAATACGGCTTACCCCTATTCAGGACATAATTCTAACAGACATACCTGAAGATCGGATAGAAGAGGTAAAATCCGAATTTGCAAAATACGGAATAAAAACTGAAAAAGAATATTCGGTGCTCAGACTAAACTCGATGGCTTGCCCTGCCTTGCCAACTTGCGGGCTTGCCCTTGCGGAATCCGAACGATTTCTTCCATATCTCATAGATGAGCTGGAGCAAAGAGGTTATGGCAATGAGGCTATAACAATTCGCATGAGCGGATGTCCAAACGCCTGCTCACGGCCTCCGGTAGCCGAAATCGGAATTATGGGCACATCTCCCGGCAAGCACAATATTTATTTGGGGGGAAATCACCTGGGAACCAGATTAAATAAACTCTATAATGAGCTTGTGAACGAAGATGTTCTAGCAGACAGAATAGCAGAGTTGATTGAAATATATCGAGAAAACAAAAAAGAAAACGAAAGGTTTGGTGATTTTTGTCATCGTATTGGATTGGATAAATTAAGAGAATTGACATCTAATACGTATGCTTATGGTAGATTAAAGCAATAA
- a CDS encoding DUF417 family protein, with translation MRKTGVLIQGQSQHNANEMVGVSKLASGLRISDTIQNIGFFMIQYGLALVIAWIGAMKFTAYEAHAIQPLVVNSPLLGWVYGLLSVQGFSYLLGTIEICIALLIAARFLSVKLTLIGSALAVGMFTTTLTFLFSTPGWEHSLGGFPALSALPGQFLIKDIVLLGAAIWLFGKSINQVSHNTRKAP, from the coding sequence GTGAGAAAAACCGGAGTGTTAATTCAAGGACAATCACAGCACAATGCGAATGAGATGGTTGGTGTGTCTAAGCTTGCAAGTGGATTACGAATAAGCGATACAATACAAAATATAGGATTCTTCATGATCCAATACGGGCTAGCACTGGTTATTGCTTGGATCGGGGCCATGAAGTTTACTGCCTATGAAGCTCATGCCATCCAACCCTTGGTGGTAAACAGTCCGTTGCTTGGCTGGGTATATGGATTATTAAGTGTACAGGGATTTTCATATTTGCTGGGGACAATTGAAATCTGCATTGCGTTGTTGATTGCAGCGCGATTTCTCTCAGTGAAATTGACGCTCATCGGAAGTGCATTGGCTGTCGGAATGTTTACTACAACTTTGACTTTCCTATTTTCGACACCAGGTTGGGAGCATAGTCTGGGAGGATTTCCTGCTTTATCTGCCTTGCCCGGACAATTCCTGATTAAGGATATTGTTTTGCTCGGCGCTGCTATCTGGTTGTTTGGCAAGTCTATAAATCAAGTGAGTCACAACACAAGAAAAGCACCCTAA
- a CDS encoding multiheme c-type cytochrome, producing MGCHGISGRGGVGPALAHTALPFEAFLNQIRHPRDIMPAFPGEVVSNEEAREIYAYIKDVPPPPERLQEDIPHGELSPNTCADCHRTLHPELVSQFEASAMGMEGVQNTRVTFPLPQLTCANCHGTNHDTIMASKGRVPETMCATCHPVIYKEHVVDAGHSYGPGPGDLGINWERNIGVPNYKQMPRKVMQMGCDPCHAQAGATDAKYWSEEQMKYIDTSSLDYRNGCIACHTRHSFNLEEARKPEACYTCHMGPDHPNYEAYMSSKHGSIYVARGDAWDWSKPLTEAEYDTPTCSYCHMLYVDENGNRYSSHNMTRKIIWGMGTQAATGELEDITLEPENQAKRKEMIMVCLTCHSEDKARYYLESADAHKLSGDALVVEARDILAGLYQDGLITPSHGQMAAGLLQGPRFTAIEIPGGFAQHWPAGLYFNVSAIEREYFDMFFFSNLKSYKGAFHMSPDYAWWYGYADVLGHLARIRDEAESLRDARTTRNWTLFMIFTGPLMVLAVLGAVYLGWRGWTGRRKEQ from the coding sequence ATGGGGTGCCACGGAATAAGCGGCCGCGGCGGCGTAGGGCCTGCCTTGGCCCACACAGCGCTTCCGTTCGAGGCCTTCTTAAACCAGATCCGGCATCCGAGAGACATCATGCCAGCATTCCCCGGCGAAGTCGTAAGTAACGAAGAAGCACGCGAAATTTACGCATACATCAAAGATGTCCCGCCTCCGCCTGAAAGGCTACAGGAGGACATCCCTCATGGAGAGCTAAGCCCCAATACCTGCGCCGATTGTCACAGAACTCTCCACCCCGAGCTTGTGAGTCAGTTCGAGGCGAGCGCCATGGGTATGGAAGGAGTCCAAAACACCCGGGTTACATTCCCTCTCCCACAGCTCACATGCGCTAACTGCCACGGCACTAACCACGATACTATTATGGCTTCCAAGGGACGAGTCCCAGAAACCATGTGCGCTACCTGCCATCCCGTGATTTATAAAGAGCATGTCGTCGACGCAGGCCACTCCTACGGCCCCGGACCCGGCGATCTGGGAATCAACTGGGAGCGCAACATCGGAGTGCCAAATTATAAGCAGATGCCGAGAAAAGTCATGCAGATGGGGTGTGACCCCTGCCACGCGCAAGCAGGAGCCACTGACGCAAAGTACTGGAGTGAGGAGCAGATGAAGTACATAGACACAAGCAGCCTCGATTACAGGAACGGCTGCATCGCATGCCACACGCGCCACTCATTCAATCTCGAAGAGGCCCGTAAGCCTGAGGCATGCTATACATGTCACATGGGTCCCGACCATCCCAACTACGAAGCCTATATGAGTTCGAAGCACGGCTCCATTTACGTAGCTCGCGGGGATGCATGGGACTGGTCGAAACCTCTCACTGAGGCCGAGTACGATACGCCCACGTGCTCCTACTGCCACATGCTCTATGTGGACGAAAACGGAAACAGGTATTCGAGTCACAACATGACGAGGAAAATAATATGGGGCATGGGCACACAGGCGGCAACAGGGGAGCTCGAGGACATAACGCTTGAGCCGGAAAACCAGGCGAAGCGAAAGGAAATGATTATGGTTTGCCTAACCTGCCACTCGGAAGACAAAGCCAGGTACTATCTCGAATCCGCTGACGCTCATAAGCTCTCTGGTGACGCACTAGTGGTAGAGGCGAGGGATATACTTGCGGGGCTATACCAGGACGGACTGATTACGCCAAGCCACGGACAGATGGCAGCGGGGCTTCTCCAAGGACCCAGGTTTACGGCCATCGAGATACCGGGGGGATTTGCGCAGCACTGGCCTGCCGGACTCTACTTCAACGTATCGGCGATTGAACGTGAATATTTCGATATGTTCTTTTTCTCCAACCTCAAATCATATAAAGGCGCTTTCCATATGAGCCCTGACTATGCCTGGTGGTACGGTTACGCGGACGTGCTGGGTCACCTGGCGAGGATTCGCGACGAAGCGGAGAGTCTTAGGGATGCTAGGACGACCCGCAACTGGACCCTGTTCATGATATTCACTGGTCCCCTCATGGTGCTCGCCGTACTCGGTGCCGTTTATCTAGGCTGGCGCGGATGGACCGGCCGCCGTAAGGAACAGTAA
- a CDS encoding plastocyanin/azurin family copper-binding protein: MNTIKADDSTSKEHIVKIRNLEFTPKELAVAPGDTIIWINYDFIPHTVTADDESWDSGLIEAEGRWQIVIQEDMHKSYFCRYHPSMRAGIRIVKQ, from the coding sequence TTGAACACTATTAAGGCCGATGACTCCACAAGTAAGGAGCATATAGTCAAGATACGCAATCTTGAATTTACTCCCAAGGAGCTGGCGGTGGCCCCCGGCGATACAATCATATGGATAAACTACGATTTTATTCCACACACTGTCACAGCGGATGATGAAAGTTGGGATTCTGGCCTGATTGAGGCGGAAGGACGATGGCAGATAGTTATCCAAGAGGATATGCACAAAAGTTATTTCTGCCGTTACCATCCATCTATGAGAGCGGGGATACGAATCGTAAAACAGTAA
- a CDS encoding DUF4142 domain-containing protein has translation MKRNTIIPRSVIVALLAVTLLFAAFSASIVKAEKAPSPADLNDLEIAHVAYTADSIDIRYAHLALAKSKNPEVIEFAETMIRDHTKVNEQALALLEKLNALPQDNFLSQQLNQQADKLVEEMSGLSGVAFDKRYAENELAYHQAVNALVGSTFIPNIQNPEMKALFEQALVIFKSHEQHAQNMVNSLKE, from the coding sequence ATGAAGAGAAATACAATTATCCCAAGGTCAGTAATCGTAGCTTTGTTGGCTGTAACGTTACTCTTTGCGGCATTTTCAGCTTCCATAGTTAAGGCAGAAAAGGCACCATCTCCTGCGGACCTTAATGATTTGGAGATAGCACATGTTGCATATACGGCAGATTCGATTGATATTCGCTATGCGCATCTAGCTCTTGCAAAGTCCAAAAATCCCGAGGTGATTGAATTCGCCGAAACCATGATTCGGGATCACACAAAGGTTAACGAACAAGCCCTGGCTCTTCTTGAGAAGCTCAACGCTCTGCCGCAGGATAACTTCTTGAGCCAGCAGCTTAATCAGCAGGCCGATAAGCTCGTTGAGGAAATGAGCGGCTTGAGTGGAGTGGCATTCGACAAACGCTACGCAGAAAACGAGCTCGCCTACCATCAGGCTGTTAATGCTTTAGTAGGAAGCACCTTCATACCTAACATTCAAAACCCTGAAATGAAAGCGCTGTTCGAACAAGCACTCGTGATCTTCAAGAGTCATGAGCAGCACGCACAGAACATGGTTAATTCTTTGAAGGAATAA
- a CDS encoding DNA starvation/stationary phase protection protein — translation MINTGIDEKNSQKVAEILHTVLSDEYVLYTKTRGYHWNVKGLQFNDLHKFFEAQYTELEVIIDDVAERARSIGAYALGSLEEILEHKTLEEDTTKGTDSKHMIRSLLSDHESVVRNLRTDLRKCDEKYNDMGTSDYLTGLMQAHEKMAWMLRSLLEE, via the coding sequence ATGATAAATACAGGGATAGACGAAAAAAACAGTCAAAAAGTCGCAGAAATTTTACACACAGTGCTCTCTGATGAATATGTGCTCTACACGAAAACGAGGGGGTATCACTGGAACGTCAAGGGGCTGCAATTCAACGACCTACATAAATTCTTTGAAGCCCAGTACACTGAACTCGAAGTGATAATTGACGATGTGGCGGAAAGAGCCCGAAGCATAGGCGCTTACGCACTAGGCTCGCTTGAGGAAATTTTAGAGCATAAGACGCTTGAAGAGGACACTACAAAGGGAACCGATTCAAAGCATATGATCCGCTCTCTTCTTTCCGATCACGAAAGCGTAGTGCGAAATCTGAGAACCGACCTCAGGAAGTGCGACGAAAAATATAATGATATGGGAACGAGCGATTACCTGACCGGTCTGATGCAAGCACACGAAAAGATGGCCTGGATGCTCAGATCGCTTCTGGAGGAGTAG
- a CDS encoding Glu/Leu/Phe/Val dehydrogenase, whose translation MMAAKFKRLIEALKHTTISYDTVERLKYPKASLKVSIPVRMDNGDLKNFQGYRVIYNNIRGPAKGGIRYHPYVSIEEVELLAYLMTFKCAVLNLPFGGGKGGITVDPKSISKFELERLSRGYINAMADFIGPDIDIPAPDVYTNQMIMGWMMDQYSIIHRKIIPAVITGKPLSMGGSLGRDTATAMGASFVIQTLMEELNRKSKSLTVAIQGFGNAGSILAELLFKVGYKIVAVSDSKGAIYSRNGLDIPSVKQYKDTTRDLKSVYCEGSVCNILEHETLNNEELLTLDVDILIPAALENQITEVNASAVKARHVFEVANGPIASDADEILEDNGIHVIPDILANAGGVTVSYFEWIQNRTGHYWTLEEVNSRLKQKMVEETKSVLKISQEKSISMRTAAYVHALNRLEEAVNAGGTKNYYTDGV comes from the coding sequence ATGATGGCTGCAAAGTTTAAAAGACTTATAGAAGCTTTAAAACACACTACAATTTCTTATGATACTGTAGAACGCTTGAAATATCCGAAAGCAAGCTTAAAGGTCTCTATCCCAGTGCGTATGGATAATGGGGATTTGAAAAATTTTCAGGGTTACCGAGTAATTTACAATAATATCAGAGGACCTGCAAAAGGGGGGATCAGGTATCACCCTTATGTTTCGATTGAAGAAGTTGAATTACTCGCTTATTTAATGACCTTTAAGTGCGCTGTCTTAAACCTACCTTTTGGTGGAGGAAAAGGCGGTATTACAGTAGATCCGAAGAGCATTTCAAAATTTGAGCTGGAAAGGCTAAGCCGCGGATATATAAACGCAATGGCTGATTTTATAGGTCCGGATATAGATATACCAGCACCGGATGTTTACACAAATCAAATGATCATGGGCTGGATGATGGATCAATACAGCATTATCCACAGAAAAATTATTCCAGCAGTTATTACCGGAAAACCTTTGAGTATGGGAGGGAGTCTTGGACGAGATACGGCTACGGCGATGGGTGCATCCTTTGTCATACAAACCTTAATGGAGGAACTGAACCGCAAAAGTAAATCATTAACAGTTGCAATCCAAGGATTTGGAAATGCCGGCTCAATTTTAGCAGAATTATTGTTTAAAGTAGGTTACAAAATTGTCGCAGTTAGTGATTCTAAAGGTGCTATATATTCAAGGAATGGGTTGGATATTCCTAGCGTTAAGCAATATAAAGACACAACTCGTGATCTTAAGTCAGTTTACTGTGAAGGCTCTGTTTGCAATATCCTTGAGCACGAAACGCTAAATAACGAAGAATTACTGACGTTAGATGTGGATATACTCATTCCGGCGGCTTTAGAGAATCAGATCACTGAAGTCAATGCCAGTGCTGTAAAAGCAAGACACGTATTTGAAGTGGCAAATGGACCGATCGCCTCCGATGCTGATGAAATCCTCGAGGATAACGGGATACATGTCATTCCGGATATATTAGCTAATGCCGGAGGTGTAACAGTGAGTTATTTCGAGTGGATACAAAACCGTACAGGACACTACTGGACATTAGAGGAAGTAAACAGTCGTCTGAAACAAAAGATGGTGGAAGAAACAAAGAGTGTTTTAAAAATTTCACAAGAAAAATCAATTTCTATGAGAACTGCTGCTTATGTTCATGCACTAAATCGGCTTGAAGAGGCAGTTAATGCAGGAGGAACGAAAAATTACTACACAGATGGTGTTTAG
- a CDS encoding cyclase family protein, giving the protein MKQLLANTAKICAFAVLIIGSVSAYAQIGENVATLSPWGPADEIGALNMMTDTSRLDVLKQVTSGKIYDLGVDLFVGMPTCCDHFGDPAYQIWMTHTPARGSTKEQVSHSGDGISMSTHIGTHIDMLNHFGLHGKIWNQVSADDALGVRGWTKSGADKYPPIVARGVLIDVAKSKNMVHLPASYSITVADLQEALKQQRTKIRPGDVVLIRTGLMILWPDASSYRLADQAGLGLEAARWLVEEQKAMLLGADNFGVESFPSNDPANFAPVHTYLLAEQGVSLLEILWLEELAKDQVYEFVFIASSLKLRGATGSPIRPLAIPIRRNY; this is encoded by the coding sequence GTGAAGCAACTATTGGCAAATACAGCAAAAATTTGCGCTTTCGCGGTTCTCATTATTGGGAGCGTGAGTGCTTACGCGCAAATCGGCGAGAATGTGGCAACATTGAGCCCATGGGGTCCCGCTGATGAAATCGGAGCACTCAACATGATGACCGATACGTCCAGGCTAGATGTTCTTAAGCAGGTCACTAGTGGTAAGATTTACGATCTTGGGGTGGATTTGTTCGTAGGAATGCCAACCTGCTGTGATCACTTCGGCGATCCGGCTTATCAGATCTGGATGACGCATACACCCGCACGTGGCAGCACCAAAGAACAGGTGTCCCACTCGGGTGATGGCATTTCCATGTCTACCCATATAGGCACCCACATTGATATGCTCAATCACTTCGGGCTTCACGGAAAGATCTGGAATCAGGTCAGTGCCGACGACGCACTTGGCGTTCGCGGATGGACCAAATCAGGCGCCGATAAGTATCCACCCATCGTGGCCAGGGGGGTGCTCATCGATGTGGCGAAGTCCAAGAACATGGTGCACCTGCCGGCGTCCTATTCTATCACAGTGGCGGACTTGCAAGAGGCGCTGAAACAACAGCGCACGAAAATTCGGCCTGGCGATGTGGTCTTGATACGAACCGGACTCATGATCCTGTGGCCTGACGCGTCCAGCTACCGCCTTGCGGATCAGGCTGGCCTGGGCCTAGAAGCGGCTCGATGGTTGGTCGAAGAGCAGAAGGCGATGCTACTCGGCGCGGATAACTTTGGCGTAGAGAGCTTTCCATCCAATGACCCTGCGAATTTCGCTCCCGTGCACACCTATCTTCTAGCAGAGCAGGGGGTTTCATTGCTCGAAATCCTGTGGCTGGAAGAGCTGGCGAAAGATCAGGTGTATGAATTCGTGTTCATAGCCTCCTCGCTGAAACTGCGTGGCGCAACCGGCTCGCCAATCCGGCCACTGGCGATTCCCATCCGACGCAACTATTAA
- a CDS encoding OmpA family protein, protein MESIFVEDVRKFREVVNVMKFISAFYIFFLVMVFSFQSFAQNQTGVPLRDIFFNEGEFVIREDAKPVLRENAQTLITNPDYSVEVVGFCNSGEYSFNFNLGMKRAEAVRSFLVNQGIESQRISLSAVCDHGKDNIVSEVLEVKLRLNSRVHLNPVLKHERGVL, encoded by the coding sequence ATGGAATCTATATTTGTGGAGGATGTGCGGAAATTTAGAGAGGTAGTGAATGTAATGAAATTTATAAGTGCCTTTTATATATTTTTCCTGGTTATGGTTTTTTCATTCCAATCCTTTGCTCAAAATCAAACTGGAGTACCACTACGAGATATATTCTTTAACGAAGGAGAATTTGTAATAAGAGAAGACGCAAAACCTGTATTAAGAGAGAATGCCCAGACCCTTATTACGAACCCTGATTACAGTGTTGAAGTAGTGGGCTTCTGTAACAGCGGTGAATACAGCTTTAATTTCAATTTAGGGATGAAAAGGGCTGAGGCTGTAAGATCCTTTCTTGTAAATCAAGGGATAGAATCTCAAAGAATTAGCTTGAGCGCAGTGTGTGATCATGGCAAAGACAATATTGTTTCTGAAGTGCTGGAAGTTAAATTGCGTCTAAATAGCAGAGTGCACTTAAATCCTGTCCTGAAACATGAACGGGGCGTCCTATGA